One genomic window of Coffea eugenioides isolate CCC68of chromosome 1, Ceug_1.0, whole genome shotgun sequence includes the following:
- the LOC113765515 gene encoding uncharacterized protein LOC113765515: MASTDALAHSTNKNIVRNRRLREKYASLSVDEKEARRAKQREAYQKRRGRKAAASMSSMNQQQTDGIELPVGCDVQQNNEHNNQQSIAVKQLLQQNRNKETNLQQSIAVKSNSLCKTNGKSKGKLKKHDSVFLTFEQGSSSKNSSNYKCRRINKLNVSGDPPICDSCSNFLHETVDNLAGISMTVQPQPVETNVSNVIKNHPKVKMYIKMRTLMRLRGNYLHYRPQRFKDAFLLEVFVLKPTSTDCSSPSLIF, encoded by the exons ATGGCTTCAACTGATGCACTTGCACATTCAACGAATAAGAACATTGTTCGCAACCGAAGATTAAGAGAAAAATATGCTTCCTTATCAGTGGACGAAAAAGAAGCTCGTAGAGCTAAACAAAGAGAAGCTTATCAAAagaggagaggaaggaaagCTGCTGCATCCATGTCTTCTATGAATCAACAGCAAACTGATG GTATAGAACTTCCAGTTGGGTGTGACGTACAGCAAAACAATGAGCACAATAACCAACAGAGTATTGCTGTTAAACAACTTCTGCAACAGAATAGAAACAAAGAGACTAATCTGCAACAATCTATTGCTGTCAAAAGTAATTCTCTGTGCAAAACCAATGGTAAATCAAAAGGCAAGCTGAAAAAGCATGATTCTgtatttttgacatttgaaCAAG GTTCTTCATCAAAAAATTCGTCCAACTATAAATGCAGAAGAATCAATAAACTAAATGTGTCAG GTGATCCTCCTATATGCGATAGCTGCTCTAATTTCTTGCATGAAACAGTTGATAATCTTGCAG GTATATCAATGACAGTACAGCCTCAGCCAGTGGAAACCAATGTTTCTAATGTCataaaaaatcatccaaaag TGAAAATGTATATAAAGATGAGAACTTTGATGAGACTCAGAGGCAACTACCTACATTACAGGCCTCAAAGATTCAAAGATGCTTTTTTGTTGGAAGTTTTTGTTTTAAAGCCCACTTCTACAGACTGCTCGTCTCCTTCATTAATATTTTAG
- the LOC113777510 gene encoding acylsugar acyltransferase 3-like, whose translation MDASLQFEIISETVIKPSSPTPPPLRYHKLSSVDQTMPPNYPNRLAFFYPNIKGTRWLANEISQLLKSSLSKALAQYYPFAGRLMKNGYLIDCNDMGAQFTEGRINSRVAEIRKQLSSSSEKVQDLIFARSLFSGPASANHRSLVFVQLSSFNCGGIVLSVSINHWIADASSVSTFMNDWAAIARQTSDIPSPHLHGGSLFPPVDGQQYLDLFPPKPDQGKYAKRILAFHASKIGELKAAALNSGVENPTRFEVVSALLYSCFMSAASKANSGSHIRPSIFFNAVNFRQIIVPPLPQNSVGNFVTYFRTSVDNNAEVKLPELVNKLREGKTKLRKECAENINAIPNKLKASHSAPPTAAIETHNSDFYACSSWCRFPFYGVDFGWGTPSLVYPAIIPGQNANILILIDMEDGNGIYAHLILKELDMSLLEENEVLLAYASLDA comes from the coding sequence ATGGATGCCTCGCTGCAGTTTGAGATAATTTCTGAAACAGTCATCAAGCCTTCCTCACCCACTCCTCCTCCTTTGAGATACCACAAGCTCTCATCGGTAGATCAAACAATGCCACCAAACTATCCGAACCGGTTGGCTTTCTTCTATCCTAATATTAAGGGAACTCGTTGGCTTGCCAATGAAATATCACAACTGCTTAAAAGTTCTCTCTCAAAAGCTCTTGCCCAGTATTACCCTTTCGCCGGAAGGCTGATGAAAAACGGCTATTTGATTGATTGCAACGACATGGGCGCTCAATTTACTGAAGGCCGAATTAATTCTCGAGTGGCTGAGATTCGCAAGCAATTAAGTTCAAGTTCTGAAAAAGTGCAAGATCTTATCTTTGCTAGATCTCTATTCTCCGGGCCAGCCTCAGCTAATCATCGTAGTCTAGTATTTGTTCAGCTCAGTTCTTTCAACTGTGGAGGCATAGTATTGAGTGTGTCTATAAATCACTGGATTGCTGATGCATCCAGCGTATCAACTTTCATGAATGATTGGGCAGCAATAGCTCGTCAAACGAGTGACATCCCATCTCCTCATCTTCACGGAGGTTCTCTGTTCCCCCCTGTTGACGGTCAGCAATATCTAGACCTATTTCCTCCTAAGCCGGATCAAGGGAAGTACGCGAAAAGGATATTGGCGTTCCATGCTTCTAAAATTGGAGAACTCAAGGCTGCTGCTCTTAACTCAGGAGTAGAAAACCCTACTCGGTTTGAAGTTGTGTCAGCCCTACTTTACAGTTGTTTTATGTCTGCAGCATCAAAGGCAAACTCGGGATCACACATCCGCCCATCAATCTTCTTTAATGCTGTGAATTTTCGACAAATAATTGTCCCTCCACTTCCACAAAATTCAGTTGGGAATTTTGTCACCTATTTCCGGACATCAGTTGACAACAATGCTGAAGTTAAATTACCAGAGTTAGTTAATAAACTGAGGGAAGGCAAAACAAAATTGCGCAAGGAGTGCGCAGAAAACATCAATGCCATTCCTAATAAGCTAAAAGCATCCCATTCAGCACCGCCGACAGCAGCAATTGAAACACACAACTCTGACTTCTACGCGTGCTCAAGCTGGTGTAGGTTTCCATTTTATGGTGTTGATTTTGGCTGGGGAACACCTTCGCTGGTATACCCAGCAATCATTCCAGGGCAAAATGCCAACATTTTGATATTGATAGACATGGAAGATGGTAATGGAATATATGCACATCTTATCCTAAAAGAGTTGGACATGTCactattggaagaaaatgaggtGCTGCTTGCTTATGCCTCTTTGGATGCTTAA